A window of Pusillimonas sp. DMV24BSW_D genomic DNA:
CCACAGCTGCGGGCTTTTTTACATCGACCGCAGATCGCCAGGCATCGGCAATTTCAGAAAGGGCTTTTTCGGCCGCCTCAAGTCGTTCAATGTCGGCGTTCAGATTGGCCAGCAGCAAATTACGTGTGATGAGCTCGTAAGTGGCGATCAGGCTTTGCGCTACCTCGCCACCGGCTTCTGTATTGATACTGGCCTTCAACCCACAGTCAACGATTTCAATGGCTTTGGAGATCGCTGTGCCGCGACCCGCCGGGTTGTTGTTTTGCATATACAGTTTAGCTTTCGCCATGGCGGCAAGAGCGCCGTCGTATAGCAGGGTAATCAGGCGTTCAGGGCTGGCACTCATGACCTTGGTTTCAAGGTCTATGCTGGCGTAGGCATTGGCGGAACGGGTTGCCCGGGGACCGCGTGCAAATGAATAGGTCATTCTTTATTTCCGCTGCTGAGATTTTCCAACATACCCATTTGTTGGGTTAGATAACTGCTTAAAGAGTTCATTTCGGCAATCATGCCGTCTAACGCTGAGAATTGTTGCTTGTAATTTGCCATGCGGGCATCGATACGCGCAGAGGTTGTTTCGTACTGCTCTTGCAGGCGTTCGGAAATGCTCTTGGCGCCGTTGGTTGCCGCCGCTATAAGCCCATTTGCATCCAGGATATTCTCGGCGCTTTGCTCAAGGCGGGTGGCGATTCCATTGCCGCCGGTCAAAAGATTCTGAACATCATCCAGGTTGTTCTCCAGTGCAGCCGTTAGTTTTTCCTGATCAATGGTGAGCTCGCCTGAGGTCAAGTTCGTTGTAATACCCATTTGCGACAGCGTTCTGACGTCGCCTGAAGAGGTGAACGAATTGACAATTTCACGGGCCTCGTTCTGAATACGCCGGGCCATTGAGTCGCCGGTGAGCGTGTTGGCCGTTTGTGTTTCGGTGTTGTAAGACGTAAGTGACTTAATTGTGCCTTGAAGCGCGTTATACGCTTTGACGAACGTTTCAATGGCCGATTTTGCCGTGCTGTCGTCGCGAGTGATGGACAATGTCTCGATTTTGCCCGGGTTCGCTTCCGTTAAGTCGAGCTTTACACCTTCAATTGCATCTTCAATAGAATTTGTTTGGCTGGTAATCGTGATGCCGTTGACAGTAATTTCGGCATTGGATGCCGCTTGTTCCTGCAAAGTGGAGCCCGCCGTACCAAAATTCAGCAAATCTTCCAAAGGGCTGCCTGCGCCGTCGGTGTTGCCGGTGATGTCAATTTGTGTAATTGCGGCGTCTGTACCTGTTTCCGTGCTCGACAGCATAAGACGATAGGGGTTGGCCGAGCCGTCGTTCAATACAGTGGCTTGCACACCAAGGCTGTCGTCGGCGTTAATGGCTTCGATAATGCCGTCGATTGACGTGTCTTTTCCGGTGAGGTCGAGTGTTTTGGTTGATCCGTCGCCGAAAGTGAATGTGATCACACCGTCGGTGCCATTGGCGTCGGTGCGGCTTGCCAAACCTTGGGCAACTAATGTTTGCGTGGTGGCCAACGACTCTACGGTGATGTTGTATTGGCCCGAGACGGCACTTGTTTCCGCCGTGGCACTGAATGACTCCGCGCTAGTGTTGGCTTTGTAAGCGCCGAACGTACCTTCTTTCGAAAGCGTTTGTCCTGCTTTCTGAAAAGCTTCAAACGCGCTTTTTATTTTTCCGTAGGCTGAAATGCGGTTTTGAACATCGGCTTGCCGCGTTTTGATTTGCTGCAATGCGATGTTTTCACTTGCTCTTAGGTCGGAAAGGAGTTCGTCGAGCGGAAGCCCGGATCCAACGCCGATTGCGGAAATAGCCATTTTCTTGAATCTCCTGTTACGCTATTTTGACTCGACTAAGCGTATTTCAAAGCTAGTGTCTGCTGCCAAATGCGTCGTTACTTTTCCAGATTGCCTTTTAACCAAGCAGTCAATAAATTAATTGATTGCTTATACTTTGGTATCCACGCCCTGGCCTTGCATTTGTACAATCATTTTTGCGACCTGCAATACGGCCTCGGAGGGGACAGTGCGTAATACCTCCCCGCTATGATTATCGACAATAGACACGACAATTCGCTGCGCTTCTTCGTCGAACTTGAACTGCATTCCCGTTGACCAGGCCTGTAAATGTCCGTTCACTTCGTCGAGCGCTTTGTTTGTAGCGTCGACAGTGAGATTCGGCTGATCGGCGTCCGGGCTTAACCGGCCGTCCAGCGCGCGTTCGGTGGCGGTCACTTTTTGAGCGGGCTCCGGTCGATTCAGCACCGGCGCAGTATCAGTTGTTACCGGCGTACCGGTGGAAACGGCAAAGTTGGTTGAAACTGAGTTAATCATTGGGCTGACTCCCGGAGTATGAGCGCATTCAGGTTAAGATGCATGCTTGAACCGTTTAACGGCATTGTGTGAATAATCTTTAGGGTTATTTCCCGGTTAAGCAGGCCAAAGAACGGAATTACACTGCTAATGGGGTGTAAATCACCCAGTTTGCCGACGCTTATTCAGGCGAAAATGCTATTTCAGGTTTTTTTCATTGTCTTTCCAGCGAATGCCCGTTTCTGAAGAACAGCTCGTAACTGAACACGCACCTATGGTGCGGCGGCTTGCGCTGCAGCTTATCTCGCGGCTACCGTCCAGCGTCGAACTCGACGACCTCTTACAGGCGGGCATGATGGGCTTGCTCGACGCAGTTCGGCGTTACCAGCAGGTGCCTGAGGCGCAGTTTGAAACTTATGCCGTAACGCGTATTCGCGGTGCCATGCTCGACGAACTAAGAACGCAAGACTGGCTGCCGCGCAGTGTGCGGGCGAAAGGCCGAGTCATTGAACAGGCGATTCATGCTTCGGAGCAACGTCTTATGCGCCCCGCGACCGAGACGGAGTTGGCCGAAGAGCTCGGCGTGTCGCTGGCGGAGTACCAAGAAATGCTTGAGGGCGCTCAGGGTGTACAGGTTGTGCATTACGAGGACTTGTCTCGTTTTCATGGTGAAGGTACTCGCATTGCGGAAGAGGCCCTGCCCTCGGATGAGTCCGCTCAACATTGGACGAATCCTTTGCAGCAGATTATGTCGCAAGGGCTTAGAAGCGCGTTGGTCGACGCCATCAGTCGGTTGCCGGAACGGGAGCAGCTCCTGCTGTCGTTACAATTTGAACAAGACTTGAACCAGAAGGAAGCGGCCGCCGTATTGGGTGTGACGGAAGGGCGCATTTCCCAGTTGCGGGCTCAGGCGATCGGCCGCATAAGGGCGGCCCTGGCGCAAGGGCAATGGGATACCGATCCGGGATCGATTGATTTTCAGAATCTGCTCTGACCGTCAAAGAATGTTAATCTTTAGCTTTTGCCGAACCCAGCAAGCGGCGCATTTGCCGTTTCTCAGAGTACCAAATTGGACTACGTAGCCACCTGTAAGCTGCCCACCCCCTGGGCTGTTTTTTCTTTGCACGCTTTTGTCTCACCCGAAAGCGGTAAAGAACATGTCGCCATGACGCTTGGCGACTTAAGCACCACCGAGCCCGTATTGGCGCGAGTGCATTCCGAGTGTCTGACAGGAGACGCGCTTTTTAGCCAGCGCTGTGATTGCGGCGCCCAGCTTGAGGCAGCTTTGCAGGCAATTGCGGCCGAAGGCCGGGGTGTGCTGCTTTATTTGCGTCAGGAAGGGCGGGGTATTGGGCTGGTTAATAAAATTCGGGCCTATAGCCTGCAAGATGAAGGCGCTGATACGGTCGAGGCGAATGTGCGCTTGGGGTTTCCGGCAGATATGCGTCGCTACGACGTTTGCCGCCCCATGCTCGAGCATTTTGGGGTGACGCAATTACGTTTAATGACCAATAACCCCCGTAAGGTTGATGCCTTGCGTGAAAATGGTATTGAAGTGGTGGCACGTGTTCCATTGCAGGTTAACCGCAATCGTTATAACGAGGGCTATCTGCAAACCAAAGCCGCCAAAATGGGGCATTGGTTTAACTTAGCCGACCTTCCTGAAAATCCGTAACTGCCTGAATAATTTCCTGTTGCGTATTCATGACGAACGGGCCGTATTGCGCGATGGGCTCTTTAAGCGGCCGACCGGCGATTAGAATGAGTTTTGCAGTATCGTCGGTCTCAATAACGACGCCGTCGGCCTGTGGGTCGTTTTCGAGTATTGCCATATGTTTCAGGGGGATAGCTTTACCGTTTACGGTAACCGCTCCCCGATAGACAAAAATAAAGGCATTGTGATCTGGTTTAAGTGATTGCCTGAAATGGCTTGGGCCGGAAAAATGGACATCAAGATAGAGGGGTTGGGTAACCGGATGCTGAATCGCGCCGCTTACACCATGGCTGGTTCCTGCAATAACGCGTGCTTTTACGTTGGCACTGGGTTGTATCTCTGCAATGTCGTCGTTTTGGATGTCTTTATAGGCCGGTTCGCCCATTTTTTCATTGGCGGGTAAGTTCAGCCACAGTTGAAATCCTTCCATGACACCGGCTTCCTGCTCAGGGAGCTCAGAATGAATAATGCCGCGTCCGGCGGTCATCCATTGCACACCGCCATTTTGCAGAATCCCTTCGTTGCCGCGACTATCGTTATGACGCATGCGGCCGGCAATCATATACGTAATGGTTTCAAACCCGCGATGTGGATGGTTGGGAAAGCCTGCGATATAGTCATCCGGGTTATCGCTGCCGAAAGCATCAAGCATAAGATAAGGGTCGAGCCGTCGTTGCAGATGCTGGGTGATGACACGCGTCAGGCGCACACCTGCGCCGTCTGATGTGGGCTGGCCCGCCACCAGGCGCTCTACATTTCGTGAGTGCGTGACAGTTTCAGTGTTTTGGTCAACAGGCGTGGGTTGAGACATGGCATCACCCCTATGAAAAATGATGGATTAACCGCGAATGGGTTTGATTGCGGCCGCCCATTTCTTCAGCTCGGTGAGCATGGCATCGGCCGATTTCTCTATTAATTCGTTCGACTTGAAGTTTTTGTCATCGTCGATCATGGTGGCAACCATAGGGACCATGACGCACTCGGTCATGGGCATCATTTTCAAGGTGGTAACCAGTGTTTTGGCTGATTGAATCGCCCGTACACCGCCGGAAGCCCCACCGTAGCCCACAAACCCGCAGGTTTTATAGTTCCACTCTTTGCTGAGGTAAGTAAGCGCATTGTAGAAAGACGGGGGAGGGTTGTAGTTGTATTCCGGCGTAACAAAAACAAATGCATCGCCCGATTCTACAATTTCGCTCCAGCGCTTGGTGTAATCGAACTGATAGTTGCGTTGTACCGGATGGTTTGGTTCGTTAAACAGTGGCAGGTCAACTTCGGCCAGATCCACCAGATTGACATCAAAACCCGTGCCGTGGTTTTTGGCATATTCGGCAAACCATTTCGCCACCGACGGGCCCACGCGGGTGGGCCGTGTGCTGCAGATAATAACGTGCAACTTCAAAGACATATGTTGTTTCCCTAATGGTTGAGTTGTACAACAGTGCGACGGTCATCGCATAATCGGATAAGTCATCAGCTATCATACCTCTTTTGAAATGCCGCTTTCAGCGTGTAAGGATGCCCATGTTGTCTGCTGAACAAATTTCCCTCCAGAGTCAAATCAGAACCGAGTTGTGCGTTGATGAGCACTTCGATGTTGATGCACAGATTTCCCGGCGCGCCGGCTTTCTGGCCGATTACCTGAAACGTCATCGTATTGATTCTCTCGTATTGGGTATCAGTGGCGGGGTTGATTCTTTGGTGGCCGGCTGTTTGTGCCAACAGGCGGTTGAAACCATACGCGCGCAAGGTGGTTCTGCACGGTTCTATGCCATGCGCTTGCCTTACGGTGAGCAAAAAGATGAAAGTGAGGCCCAGGCGAGCCTGGGCGTGATCAAGCCCGATGAGGTTGTCACGGTTAATATCAAGGCCGCTTCCGACTCAATGTTGCAAGCGGTTAAAGCTGGCGGTACCGGCTTTCGGGATGCTTTTCACGAGGATTTCGTTTTGGGGAATATTAAGGCGCGCCAACGCATGATTGCGCAGTATGCTGTTGCGGGTGCTTATGGCGGGGTCGTGGTGGGAACTGACCACGCGGCAGAGGCCTTGATGGGATTTTTTACCAAATTTGGTGACGGTGCCGCCGATCTTACGCCGCTTACGGGTTTGTCGAAAAGGCGGGTCAGAGCCTTGGCACATGCATTGGGCGCCCCTGATGACCTTGTATATAAAGTACCGACTGCTGACCTTGAGTCACTGGCTCCTCAGAGACCGGATGAGCATGCGTTTGGGCTCACCTATGACCAGCTTGATGACTTCCTTGAAGGGAAAGTGGTTGCGCCGGATGTCTTTGAACGGATTGTGGATATTTTTCGCCGCACCGCCCACAAACGTGCGTTGCCTTATTCCCCATCCTAAACAAGGCTTATTGCGATGATTTCCAAATGGGACTGGTTGTTGAAGCAGTTTTCCCGCACCTTGTGGGTTCGGGCTTTGCTGTATTCCTTATTAGCCATTGTGACAGCGTTGGTGGCCATTTGGATTGATCCCTATATCCCGGCTGATTTCGGCGGGCGTATTGGTGCCGATGCCGTAGACCAAATTCTCGATATTATGGCCAGCAGCATGCTGGCTGTTACAACTTTTTCGCTCACCGTTATGGTGTCGGCCTACAGTGCGGCGACGTCCAGTGTGACACCCCGGGCAACGCGCTTGCTTATGCAGGACACGACCACCCAGAACGTTCTATCGACATTTCTGGGGGCGTTTCTTTTT
This region includes:
- the fliS gene encoding flagellar export chaperone FliS; translation: MTYSFARGPRATRSANAYASIDLETKVMSASPERLITLLYDGALAAMAKAKLYMQNNNPAGRGTAISKAIEIVDCGLKASINTEAGGEVAQSLIATYELITRNLLLANLNADIERLEAAEKALSEIADAWRSAVDVKKPAAVAS
- a CDS encoding NADPH-dependent FMN reductase, coding for MSLKLHVIICSTRPTRVGPSVAKWFAEYAKNHGTGFDVNLVDLAEVDLPLFNEPNHPVQRNYQFDYTKRWSEIVESGDAFVFVTPEYNYNPPPSFYNALTYLSKEWNYKTCGFVGYGGASGGVRAIQSAKTLVTTLKMMPMTECVMVPMVATMIDDDKNFKSNELIEKSADAMLTELKKWAAAIKPIRG
- the nadE gene encoding ammonia-dependent NAD(+) synthetase, which produces MLSAEQISLQSQIRTELCVDEHFDVDAQISRRAGFLADYLKRHRIDSLVLGISGGVDSLVAGCLCQQAVETIRAQGGSARFYAMRLPYGEQKDESEAQASLGVIKPDEVVTVNIKAASDSMLQAVKAGGTGFRDAFHEDFVLGNIKARQRMIAQYAVAGAYGGVVVGTDHAAEALMGFFTKFGDGAADLTPLTGLSKRRVRALAHALGAPDDLVYKVPTADLESLAPQRPDEHAFGLTYDQLDDFLEGKVVAPDVFERIVDIFRRTAHKRALPYSPS
- the ribA gene encoding GTP cyclohydrolase II — encoded protein: MDYVATCKLPTPWAVFSLHAFVSPESGKEHVAMTLGDLSTTEPVLARVHSECLTGDALFSQRCDCGAQLEAALQAIAAEGRGVLLYLRQEGRGIGLVNKIRAYSLQDEGADTVEANVRLGFPADMRRYDVCRPMLEHFGVTQLRLMTNNPRKVDALRENGIEVVARVPLQVNRNRYNEGYLQTKAAKMGHWFNLADLPENP
- a CDS encoding pirin family protein, translated to MSQPTPVDQNTETVTHSRNVERLVAGQPTSDGAGVRLTRVITQHLQRRLDPYLMLDAFGSDNPDDYIAGFPNHPHRGFETITYMIAGRMRHNDSRGNEGILQNGGVQWMTAGRGIIHSELPEQEAGVMEGFQLWLNLPANEKMGEPAYKDIQNDDIAEIQPSANVKARVIAGTSHGVSGAIQHPVTQPLYLDVHFSGPSHFRQSLKPDHNAFIFVYRGAVTVNGKAIPLKHMAILENDPQADGVVIETDDTAKLILIAGRPLKEPIAQYGPFVMNTQQEIIQAVTDFQEGRLS
- the fliD gene encoding flagellar filament capping protein FliD, which codes for MAISAIGVGSGLPLDELLSDLRASENIALQQIKTRQADVQNRISAYGKIKSAFEAFQKAGQTLSKEGTFGAYKANTSAESFSATAETSAVSGQYNITVESLATTQTLVAQGLASRTDANGTDGVITFTFGDGSTKTLDLTGKDTSIDGIIEAINADDSLGVQATVLNDGSANPYRLMLSSTETGTDAAITQIDITGNTDGAGSPLEDLLNFGTAGSTLQEQAASNAEITVNGITITSQTNSIEDAIEGVKLDLTEANPGKIETLSITRDDSTAKSAIETFVKAYNALQGTIKSLTSYNTETQTANTLTGDSMARRIQNEAREIVNSFTSSGDVRTLSQMGITTNLTSGELTIDQEKLTAALENNLDDVQNLLTGGNGIATRLEQSAENILDANGLIAAATNGAKSISERLQEQYETTSARIDARMANYKQQFSALDGMIAEMNSLSSYLTQQMGMLENLSSGNKE
- a CDS encoding RNA polymerase sigma factor FliA, with translation MPVSEEQLVTEHAPMVRRLALQLISRLPSSVELDDLLQAGMMGLLDAVRRYQQVPEAQFETYAVTRIRGAMLDELRTQDWLPRSVRAKGRVIEQAIHASEQRLMRPATETELAEELGVSLAEYQEMLEGAQGVQVVHYEDLSRFHGEGTRIAEEALPSDESAQHWTNPLQQIMSQGLRSALVDAISRLPEREQLLLSLQFEQDLNQKEAAAVLGVTEGRISQLRAQAIGRIRAALAQGQWDTDPGSIDFQNLL
- a CDS encoding flagellar protein FlaG, whose product is MINSVSTNFAVSTGTPVTTDTAPVLNRPEPAQKVTATERALDGRLSPDADQPNLTVDATNKALDEVNGHLQAWSTGMQFKFDEEAQRIVVSIVDNHSGEVLRTVPSEAVLQVAKMIVQMQGQGVDTKV